A window from Methanomassiliicoccus sp. encodes these proteins:
- the comE gene encoding sulfopyruvate decarboxylase subunit beta, which yields MKRIEALELIVGKAGDALVVCNLGYPARELYAVGDRPGNFYMLGSMGLASSIGLGLALARPERRVIVLDGDGSVLMNLGSLSTLACRAPENLLVIILDNGVYGSTGSQPTPVCPRTDLARVASAAGVENVRTAVGETDLVTALGDMDHGVMLIKVEAGNAEVPLIDLTPHNVIERFMASASPRLR from the coding sequence ATGAAGCGGATCGAGGCCCTGGAACTGATCGTCGGGAAGGCCGGAGATGCGCTGGTGGTCTGCAATCTCGGTTACCCGGCGAGGGAGCTGTATGCAGTGGGGGATCGGCCGGGTAACTTCTACATGCTCGGCTCCATGGGCCTCGCGTCATCCATCGGTCTAGGGTTGGCCCTGGCCCGGCCCGAGCGCAGGGTTATCGTGCTGGACGGGGACGGTTCGGTGCTTATGAACCTGGGAAGCCTCTCCACCCTCGCCTGCCGGGCGCCGGAGAACCTCCTGGTGATCATACTGGACAACGGCGTGTACGGCTCGACTGGCTCACAGCCGACCCCGGTCTGCCCCCGAACCGACCTCGCCAGGGTGGCCTCGGCCGCAGGAGTGGAGAACGTCCGGACGGCGGTCGGAGAGACGGACCTGGTAACAGCCCTCGGAGACATGGACCACGGTGTGATGCTGATCAAGGTGGAGGCGGGGAATGCGGAGGTGCCCCTGATCGACCTGACCCCTCATAATGTCATAGAGCGGTTCATGGCGTCAGCTTCCCCACGGCTTCGGTGA
- the comD gene encoding sulfopyruvate decarboxylase subunit alpha, with product MSSGAMDAYQGLKGCGIGLVASVPCINMRELIDLVRADPQIEHLAVTREEEGVGICAGYHLGGRRAAILMQNSGLGNSINALASLDMLYGIPLLMIISHRGVEGEQVSAQVPMGQLTVPLLEAMGLPCIVPEAGGVEQSIAQAWEEAERRGCPSTVLVRPEVWR from the coding sequence TGGACGCCTACCAGGGGCTGAAGGGCTGCGGGATCGGGCTGGTCGCCAGTGTGCCGTGCATTAACATGCGTGAGCTCATCGATCTGGTGCGGGCGGACCCGCAGATCGAGCACCTGGCCGTTACGAGAGAGGAGGAGGGGGTCGGCATCTGCGCCGGGTATCATCTCGGCGGCAGGCGGGCGGCGATCCTCATGCAAAACTCCGGTCTGGGCAACTCGATCAATGCGCTGGCATCGCTGGACATGCTGTACGGCATCCCCCTGCTCATGATCATCAGCCACCGCGGGGTGGAGGGCGAGCAGGTCTCGGCCCAGGTGCCCATGGGCCAGCTGACCGTACCCCTGCTGGAGGCGATGGGCCTGCCCTGCATCGTGCCGGAAGCGGGTGGGGTGGAGCAGTCCATCGCCCAGGCATGGGAGGAGGCGGAGCGGAGGGGCTGTCCCTCGACGGTGCTGGTACGTCCGGAGGTGTGGAGGTAG
- a CDS encoding zinc-binding dehydrogenase, protein MAKEMVLSKQGSTDYLEMRDYPTPSAGPGAVVADVVLCGVCGTDTHQVMGWLPIPVPHALGHEWFGRVRELGEGVEADATGQPLSTGDRIASGIGISRPDWYSRNLPDRPNVSSGFEEVGISMTHTADDPPHFWGAFAEHVYLPGYFPIYKLPPGMDDRELVLVEPIAVATRAFKRAQGSAAGYTKTGVGVDPSQTVVVQGMGPVGMCHALVCNLFGMTNIIGIDKVPERLEKGKRMGLTDAIDMNEVDSIEDRQKQVKKLSGGEGADIVFETAGHPSAFEESFQLVRKGGCIVEVGNAADSGKAQLSPFTDVCQKDVDVLGSFGYSGLEYRTAMATMVKAKQAGVPFGEIVGEVRPLEELPEQIQRQGEAGVPGRIAIQPR, encoded by the coding sequence ATGGCTAAAGAGATGGTACTCAGCAAGCAGGGTTCGACCGATTATCTTGAGATGAGAGATTATCCCACGCCCTCGGCGGGGCCCGGTGCGGTCGTGGCTGACGTCGTCCTGTGCGGGGTCTGCGGTACCGATACCCACCAGGTAATGGGTTGGCTCCCTATTCCGGTGCCCCATGCCCTCGGGCACGAGTGGTTCGGGCGGGTCCGTGAGCTGGGGGAGGGAGTGGAGGCCGATGCCACCGGGCAGCCTCTCAGCACCGGAGACCGCATCGCCTCGGGCATCGGGATCAGTCGGCCGGACTGGTACTCGAGGAACCTTCCCGATCGACCGAACGTGTCCAGCGGGTTCGAGGAGGTGGGGATCAGCATGACCCACACCGCCGATGACCCGCCCCACTTCTGGGGCGCTTTCGCCGAGCACGTGTACCTGCCAGGTTATTTTCCCATATACAAGTTGCCTCCGGGCATGGACGACCGGGAGCTGGTGTTGGTGGAGCCCATCGCCGTGGCCACCCGAGCGTTCAAGCGGGCGCAGGGGTCGGCGGCCGGCTACACCAAGACCGGAGTGGGCGTGGACCCCTCCCAGACCGTAGTCGTCCAAGGCATGGGGCCGGTGGGCATGTGCCATGCTCTGGTTTGCAACCTGTTCGGGATGACCAACATCATCGGGATCGATAAGGTGCCAGAACGCTTGGAGAAGGGAAAGCGGATGGGGCTGACCGACGCCATCGACATGAATGAGGTCGATTCGATAGAGGACCGTCAGAAGCAGGTCAAGAAGCTCTCGGGGGGCGAGGGTGCGGATATCGTGTTCGAGACCGCCGGACACCCCAGCGCATTCGAGGAGTCTTTCCAGCTGGTGAGGAAAGGAGGGTGCATCGTCGAGGTCGGCAACGCCGCCGATTCGGGCAAGGCTCAGCTCAGCCCCTTCACCGACGTCTGCCAGAAGGACGTCGACGTTCTCGGCTCCTTCGGCTACTCGGGCCTGGAGTACCGGACGGCCATGGCCACCATGGTGAAGGCCAAGCAGGCGGGGGTCCCGTTCGGAGAGATCGTAGGCGAGGTCCGGCCGCTCGAGGAGCTGCCTGAGCAGATCCAGCGACAGGGCGAAGCCGGGGTGCCAGGGAGGATCGCCATCCAACCTCGGTGA
- a CDS encoding methanogenesis marker 16 metalloprotein: MKQTIMEIDRKIERGEAVVMTVQELYDRISGGDGRALEEVDVVTTGTRGIMSGTYAVLSFPISSPGIFERATRVTMNGVPTSVGPCPNERLGILDLMVFGTSVSEHDPKYGGGHLLHDLVAGAPVQVEAETGEGHAIAKEVSMDDMNSAVLMATRHAFRNYRAMVNSGNEAVRTIFHAAELKPHLRELTFSGCGHLNPIQNDPGLRTIGIGTRVLVNGGQGFVTGLGTRSSAGSPNLMMAADMRGMDAELIGGFITSAGPECAVSWAVPIPVLDDDIRSGLARPDDEIPMPVADIKDRHPIAVADYGQVWKDVSATVRVDRASCARCQCCEAERRCPTEAISFPHGKPTIDRYRCYNCGLCSTLCENKVFRADLGEVRFTVDGREVTVPVTCRQSDRVRALRTARTLRDRILDRSFRITEAVGKLTP, translated from the coding sequence ATGAAGCAGACGATCATGGAGATCGACCGAAAGATCGAGCGCGGGGAAGCCGTCGTGATGACCGTCCAGGAGCTTTATGACCGTATCTCCGGAGGGGACGGGAGGGCGCTCGAGGAGGTGGACGTGGTGACCACCGGGACCCGGGGCATCATGAGCGGTACCTATGCGGTCCTCTCCTTCCCCATCTCCTCCCCCGGCATCTTCGAGAGGGCGACCCGGGTGACCATGAACGGCGTACCGACCAGCGTGGGCCCTTGCCCCAACGAGCGGCTGGGCATCCTCGATCTCATGGTCTTCGGTACCTCCGTCAGCGAGCACGATCCCAAGTACGGGGGCGGGCATCTGCTGCATGATCTGGTCGCCGGAGCTCCCGTTCAGGTGGAAGCGGAGACCGGAGAGGGCCACGCCATCGCCAAGGAGGTTTCGATGGACGACATGAACAGCGCGGTGCTCATGGCCACCAGGCACGCCTTCCGCAACTACCGGGCAATGGTCAACTCTGGGAACGAGGCCGTCCGCACCATCTTCCACGCCGCCGAGCTTAAGCCCCACCTCCGTGAGCTGACCTTCTCCGGATGCGGACACCTCAATCCGATTCAGAACGACCCCGGTCTGAGGACCATCGGGATCGGCACGCGGGTGCTGGTTAACGGCGGCCAGGGCTTCGTCACCGGGCTGGGGACCAGGAGCTCGGCCGGGAGCCCCAATCTGATGATGGCGGCGGACATGAGAGGCATGGACGCCGAGCTCATCGGCGGGTTCATCACTTCCGCCGGTCCGGAATGTGCGGTCTCCTGGGCCGTACCCATCCCCGTCCTGGATGACGATATCCGGTCCGGCCTGGCCAGGCCTGATGACGAGATACCCATGCCGGTGGCGGACATCAAGGACCGCCACCCCATCGCCGTGGCCGACTACGGCCAGGTGTGGAAAGATGTCAGCGCCACCGTCAGGGTGGACCGTGCCTCGTGTGCAAGATGCCAGTGCTGCGAGGCGGAGCGGCGTTGCCCGACCGAGGCCATCAGCTTCCCCCACGGGAAGCCGACCATAGACCGCTACCGCTGCTACAACTGCGGACTATGTTCGACGCTGTGCGAGAACAAGGTGTTCAGGGCGGACCTGGGCGAGGTGCGGTTCACCGTGGACGGCCGGGAGGTCACCGTGCCGGTCACCTGTCGCCAGTCCGACCGCGTCCGCGCCCTCCGAACGGCCAGGACGCTCCGCGACCGCATCCTCGACCGGTCCTTCCGCATCACCGAAGCCGTGGGGAAGCTGACGCCATGA